Genomic segment of Saprospira sp. CCB-QB6:
TTTCCCACTTCCTCAACTTTTACTCATGACTAGAGAAGAATTAACTCAGGCCCTCAAAGAGATTATGGCCCCTTATGTTCAGGACCAAGCTGCTTTTGAACAGGCTCAAGAAGACACCCACCTCATGAACGATTTAAAAATCAACTCCCAGCATTTGGTAGACATCATCCTAGATGTAGAAGATGCCTTTAACATTGAAATTGATGATGAAGCCGCCGAAAGGATGATGACCGTAGGCGCTGCCCTTGATATTATTCAGGAGCTAACTACTGCTTAAGATGCTAGGAACCGATATCGTACAGCTTAGACAACTAAGGCAAGATCGCTGGTCCAGACGAATAGATAAAATCTGTTCTAAGGAAGAACAAAAATGGCTGGGGCATATGCCCCAGCCATTTTTGGCTTTTGCCCAACTCTGGGCCTTAAAAGAGGCCGCTTATAAGTTGGGCTTGCGTTTGGGGGCTCCTCTAGGCTATTACCCCAAAAAGATAACAGTAGAAGAATTGGAGCTGGGCTATTTTTTCTGTTCAGCTTGGTCCATTTACCTTCAGTTGGAGATGGCCGAAGATTATATTTGGGCGCAGGCGGCCCCAAGCCGCTCAGACTTGGCCCGTATTCAGGCGAATATTTATTATTGGCCTCAATGGGCAGAACAGCCAAGGCAACGTTCCTCCGCTTTGCGGCAACTGATTGGACAAAATTTAGGTTTGGGCCAACTGATAAAAGATGAGAAAGGCCTGCCCTTCTGGAAAGAAGAGGCAGGCCCAAAGATACCTTTGAGTCTAAGTTATGATGGACCTTGGGCTAGTTGGGCCAAGGTAAGTCCTTCTGTCGCTCATAATTTTTAATGCGTTTTTGTTCCTCTGCCAACCATTTATAATACTCATTAGCTGGTTTAAAGGCATT
This window contains:
- a CDS encoding phosphopantetheine-binding protein; the protein is MTREELTQALKEIMAPYVQDQAAFEQAQEDTHLMNDLKINSQHLVDIILDVEDAFNIEIDDEAAERMMTVGAALDIIQELTTA
- a CDS encoding 4'-phosphopantetheinyl transferase family protein → MLGTDIVQLRQLRQDRWSRRIDKICSKEEQKWLGHMPQPFLAFAQLWALKEAAYKLGLRLGAPLGYYPKKITVEELELGYFFCSAWSIYLQLEMAEDYIWAQAAPSRSDLARIQANIYYWPQWAEQPRQRSSALRQLIGQNLGLGQLIKDEKGLPFWKEEAGPKIPLSLSYDGPWASWAKVSPSVAHNF